Proteins encoded by one window of Agelaius phoeniceus isolate bAgePho1 chromosome 5, bAgePho1.hap1, whole genome shotgun sequence:
- the IAPP gene encoding islet amyloid polypeptide isoform X1 has protein sequence MQTRESLAGKMCNLKLTVFFIALSVTLSCLEATPIERLLSVADDLSDGTSKRQGWMLPVMSQNTLPGLSEEMPEQPAAKTKSHQLEKRKCNTATCVTQRLADFLVRSSGSVGALYPPTNVGSNTYGKRDTPGLPGTQPHSHALL, from the exons ATGCAAACCAGAG AAAGTTTGGCAGGAAAGATGTGCAACCTAAAGCTGACAGTTTTCTTCATTGCACTTTCTGTCACTCTGAGCTGTTTGGAAGCTACACCTATTGAGAG ATTACTGTCTGTGGCTGATGATCTATCTGATGGTACTTCCAAGAGACAAGGATGGATGTTGCCTGTAATGTCACAGAATACACTCCCAGGACTTAGTGAGGAGATGCCAGAACAACCAGCAGCAAAGACAAAAAG CCAccagctggagaagaggaagtGCAACACAGCCACATGCGTGACCCAGCGCCTGGCCGATTTCCTGGTGCGCTCCAGCGGCAGCGTGGGCGCCCTGTACCCCCCCACCAACGTGGGCTCCAACACCTACGGCAAGAGGGACACgccagggctgccaggcacacagccccacagccatgCACTGCTCTAG
- the IAPP gene encoding islet amyloid polypeptide isoform X2 — translation MCNLKLTVFFIALSVTLSCLEATPIERLLSVADDLSDGTSKRQGWMLPVMSQNTLPGLSEEMPEQPAAKTKSHQLEKRKCNTATCVTQRLADFLVRSSGSVGALYPPTNVGSNTYGKRDTPGLPGTQPHSHALL, via the exons ATGTGCAACCTAAAGCTGACAGTTTTCTTCATTGCACTTTCTGTCACTCTGAGCTGTTTGGAAGCTACACCTATTGAGAG ATTACTGTCTGTGGCTGATGATCTATCTGATGGTACTTCCAAGAGACAAGGATGGATGTTGCCTGTAATGTCACAGAATACACTCCCAGGACTTAGTGAGGAGATGCCAGAACAACCAGCAGCAAAGACAAAAAG CCAccagctggagaagaggaagtGCAACACAGCCACATGCGTGACCCAGCGCCTGGCCGATTTCCTGGTGCGCTCCAGCGGCAGCGTGGGCGCCCTGTACCCCCCCACCAACGTGGGCTCCAACACCTACGGCAAGAGGGACACgccagggctgccaggcacacagccccacagccatgCACTGCTCTAG
- the LOC129119329 gene encoding solute carrier organic anion transporter family member 1A2-like isoform X1 — MDSPSVRETQKQTPVSIKKGNMKEPEKPRAEDKFCCISKLKVFLLALSLAFLGKTMSGAYMNSMYTQIEKQFNIPASLVGIINGSFEIGNLLLIAFVSYFGAKLHRPRIIALGCTVLSFGCLLISLPHFLFGRYHIESSISQRENVSVMPLCLVNHNLSSLPTEEPSTECEQEPGSLLWIFVMVGNIVRGMGETPIMPLGISYLEDFAKTENSPFYLACLHTATVIGPFLGLLLASFCAELFVDIGSVGADEITIAATDARWVGAWWLGILICALLNLLVAIPFWFLPKSLVKEGETNEPEETSEKTATPLQENDKNETKQTMYEIAKDFIPFLKALFHNPVYMLFICITVLQFSAFDGMISFMPKYLEQQFGKSASDAIFLIGVYNLPVLCVGYFSGGLFMKKFKINIYQAASIAFWVSLLEYLLYFAAYWTVCDTSPVAGLTVSYQGIEQVSYAENTLLAGCNMDCDCPLKIWDPVCGSNGITYVSPCLAGCKSSRGTGRSLVFENCTCVAASGFSSQNISATLGHCDGHESCDKMLHYFLILTLVCSFIFSLAAMPGYMVLIRSLKPEEKSFGVGIHGLASRVFAGIPSPIYFGALIDTTCLKWGSMTCGGEGACRMYDVVTYRWLYLGLPAVLRGVSYIPSTLVLLILKKKLKSEKPVLLNEPIEMQDKGQEAVK, encoded by the exons ATGGACAGTCCCAGTGTAAGAGAA ACTCAGAAACAGACACCAGTGTCAATTAAAAAAGGCAACATGAAGGAGCCCGAGAAGCCACGTGCAGAGGACAAATTCTGCTGCATTTCCAAGCTGAAG GTATTTCTGCTGGCACTGTCACTTGCCTTCCTTGGGAAAACCATGTCTGGTGCTTACATGAACAGCATGTACACACAGATAGAGAAACAATTTAATATCCCAGCTTCTTTAGTGGGCATCATTAATGGAAGCTTTGAAATTG GTAACTTGCTGCTGATAGCATTTGTGAGTTACTTTGGAGCAAAGCTTCACAGACCCAGAATAATTGCTTTGGGCTGCACAGTTCTGTCCTTTGGATGTCTTTTGATATCACTTCCTCATTTTCTGTTTGGGAG GTATCACATTGAAAGCAGCATTTCACAAAGGGAAAATGTTTCAGTGATGCCTCTGTGCCTTGTTAATCACAACTTGTCCTCTTTGCCTACAGAGGAACCATCAACAG AATGTGAACAGGAGCCTGGGTCCCTGCTGTGGATTTTTGTGATGGTTGGAAACATTGTGAGAGGAATGGGTGAAACTCCCATCATGCCTCTGGGAATTTCCTATTTGGAGGATTTTGCCAAAACAGAGAATTCACCTTTCTACCTGG CATGTCTACATACAGCGACTGTAATTGGCCCCTTCCTTGGTTTGCTGTTGGCTTCattctgtgctgagctgtttGTTGACATTGGATCAGTAGGTGCAG ATGAGATAACTATAGCAGCCACTGATGCCCGCTGGGTTGGAGCCTGGTGGCTGGGCATTTTGATCTGTGCACTGCTCAATCTCCTGGTGGCAATTCCATTCTGGTTCTTGCCCAAGTCCCTTGTGAAGGAAGGTGAAACCAATGAACCTGAGGAGACAAGTGAAAAAACTGCAACACCATTGCAAGAAAATGATAAGAATGAAACCAAACAGACCATGTATGAAATTGCTAAAG ATTTCATCCCATTCCTCAAGGCTCTGTTCCACAACCCTGTGTATATGTTATTTATATGCATAACTGTGCTACAGTTCAGTGCCTTTGATGGCATGATATCCTTCATGCCCAAGTATCTGGAACAGCAGTTTGGGAAATCTGCATCAGATGCCATCTTTTTGATTG GTGTTTACAACTTGCCAGTTCTATGCGTTGGGTATTTTTCTGGAGGCTTGTTCATGAAGAAATTCAAGATAAATATCTATCAGGCTGCGAGCATAGCATTTTGGGTATCTTTACTGGAATACCTTCTCTACTTTGCTGCCTATTGGACTGTCTGTGATACCTCACCAGTTGCTGGTCTAACAGTTTCCTATCAAGG AATAGAGCAAGTCTCATATGCAGAAAATACTCTCCTGGCTGGCTGCAACATGGATTGTGATTGCCCACTTAAAATCTGGGACCCAGTTTGTGGGAGCAATGGAATCACTTATGTGTCACCTTGTCTTGCTGGGTGTAAATCCTCGAGAGGAACTGGAAGGAGTTTG GTATTTGAAAACTGCACCTGTGTTGCAGCCTCAGGGTTTTCATCTCAAAACATCTCTGCAACTCTGGGCCACTGTGATGGACATGAAAGCTGTGACAAGATGCTCCATTATTTTTTAATCCTGACATTAGTCTGCAGCTTCATTTTTTCCTTAGCAGCCATGCCTGGATACATGGTCTTAATAAG GTCTCTAAAGCCTGAAGAGAAGTCATTTGGAGTGGGTATCCATGGGCTGGCTTCAAGAGTATTTG CTGGAATTCCATCTCCCATTTATTTTGGAGCTTTGATAGACACCACTTGCTTGAAGTGGGGTAGCATGACTTGTGGTGGAGAAGGAGCATGTAGGATGTATGATGTTGTCACATACAG GTGGCTCTATCTCGGCCTGCCAGCAGTGTTACGTGGAGTGTCCTACATCCCAAGCACACTTGTTCTCCTCATTTTAAAGAAGAAACTGAAATCTGAAAAGCCAGTCTTATTAAATGAACCAATAGAAATGCAGGATAAAGGACAAGAAGCAGTGAAATAG
- the LOC129119329 gene encoding solute carrier organic anion transporter family member 1A2-like isoform X2: protein MKEPEKPRAEDKFCCISKLKVFLLALSLAFLGKTMSGAYMNSMYTQIEKQFNIPASLVGIINGSFEIGNLLLIAFVSYFGAKLHRPRIIALGCTVLSFGCLLISLPHFLFGRYHIESSISQRENVSVMPLCLVNHNLSSLPTEEPSTECEQEPGSLLWIFVMVGNIVRGMGETPIMPLGISYLEDFAKTENSPFYLACLHTATVIGPFLGLLLASFCAELFVDIGSVGADEITIAATDARWVGAWWLGILICALLNLLVAIPFWFLPKSLVKEGETNEPEETSEKTATPLQENDKNETKQTMYEIAKDFIPFLKALFHNPVYMLFICITVLQFSAFDGMISFMPKYLEQQFGKSASDAIFLIGVYNLPVLCVGYFSGGLFMKKFKINIYQAASIAFWVSLLEYLLYFAAYWTVCDTSPVAGLTVSYQGIEQVSYAENTLLAGCNMDCDCPLKIWDPVCGSNGITYVSPCLAGCKSSRGTGRSLVFENCTCVAASGFSSQNISATLGHCDGHESCDKMLHYFLILTLVCSFIFSLAAMPGYMVLIRSLKPEEKSFGVGIHGLASRVFAGIPSPIYFGALIDTTCLKWGSMTCGGEGACRMYDVVTYRWLYLGLPAVLRGVSYIPSTLVLLILKKKLKSEKPVLLNEPIEMQDKGQEAVK from the exons ATGAAGGAGCCCGAGAAGCCACGTGCAGAGGACAAATTCTGCTGCATTTCCAAGCTGAAG GTATTTCTGCTGGCACTGTCACTTGCCTTCCTTGGGAAAACCATGTCTGGTGCTTACATGAACAGCATGTACACACAGATAGAGAAACAATTTAATATCCCAGCTTCTTTAGTGGGCATCATTAATGGAAGCTTTGAAATTG GTAACTTGCTGCTGATAGCATTTGTGAGTTACTTTGGAGCAAAGCTTCACAGACCCAGAATAATTGCTTTGGGCTGCACAGTTCTGTCCTTTGGATGTCTTTTGATATCACTTCCTCATTTTCTGTTTGGGAG GTATCACATTGAAAGCAGCATTTCACAAAGGGAAAATGTTTCAGTGATGCCTCTGTGCCTTGTTAATCACAACTTGTCCTCTTTGCCTACAGAGGAACCATCAACAG AATGTGAACAGGAGCCTGGGTCCCTGCTGTGGATTTTTGTGATGGTTGGAAACATTGTGAGAGGAATGGGTGAAACTCCCATCATGCCTCTGGGAATTTCCTATTTGGAGGATTTTGCCAAAACAGAGAATTCACCTTTCTACCTGG CATGTCTACATACAGCGACTGTAATTGGCCCCTTCCTTGGTTTGCTGTTGGCTTCattctgtgctgagctgtttGTTGACATTGGATCAGTAGGTGCAG ATGAGATAACTATAGCAGCCACTGATGCCCGCTGGGTTGGAGCCTGGTGGCTGGGCATTTTGATCTGTGCACTGCTCAATCTCCTGGTGGCAATTCCATTCTGGTTCTTGCCCAAGTCCCTTGTGAAGGAAGGTGAAACCAATGAACCTGAGGAGACAAGTGAAAAAACTGCAACACCATTGCAAGAAAATGATAAGAATGAAACCAAACAGACCATGTATGAAATTGCTAAAG ATTTCATCCCATTCCTCAAGGCTCTGTTCCACAACCCTGTGTATATGTTATTTATATGCATAACTGTGCTACAGTTCAGTGCCTTTGATGGCATGATATCCTTCATGCCCAAGTATCTGGAACAGCAGTTTGGGAAATCTGCATCAGATGCCATCTTTTTGATTG GTGTTTACAACTTGCCAGTTCTATGCGTTGGGTATTTTTCTGGAGGCTTGTTCATGAAGAAATTCAAGATAAATATCTATCAGGCTGCGAGCATAGCATTTTGGGTATCTTTACTGGAATACCTTCTCTACTTTGCTGCCTATTGGACTGTCTGTGATACCTCACCAGTTGCTGGTCTAACAGTTTCCTATCAAGG AATAGAGCAAGTCTCATATGCAGAAAATACTCTCCTGGCTGGCTGCAACATGGATTGTGATTGCCCACTTAAAATCTGGGACCCAGTTTGTGGGAGCAATGGAATCACTTATGTGTCACCTTGTCTTGCTGGGTGTAAATCCTCGAGAGGAACTGGAAGGAGTTTG GTATTTGAAAACTGCACCTGTGTTGCAGCCTCAGGGTTTTCATCTCAAAACATCTCTGCAACTCTGGGCCACTGTGATGGACATGAAAGCTGTGACAAGATGCTCCATTATTTTTTAATCCTGACATTAGTCTGCAGCTTCATTTTTTCCTTAGCAGCCATGCCTGGATACATGGTCTTAATAAG GTCTCTAAAGCCTGAAGAGAAGTCATTTGGAGTGGGTATCCATGGGCTGGCTTCAAGAGTATTTG CTGGAATTCCATCTCCCATTTATTTTGGAGCTTTGATAGACACCACTTGCTTGAAGTGGGGTAGCATGACTTGTGGTGGAGAAGGAGCATGTAGGATGTATGATGTTGTCACATACAG GTGGCTCTATCTCGGCCTGCCAGCAGTGTTACGTGGAGTGTCCTACATCCCAAGCACACTTGTTCTCCTCATTTTAAAGAAGAAACTGAAATCTGAAAAGCCAGTCTTATTAAATGAACCAATAGAAATGCAGGATAAAGGACAAGAAGCAGTGAAATAG
- the LOC129119329 gene encoding solute carrier organic anion transporter family member 1A2-like isoform X3 has product MKLDSFLSCIAINGENQLLLSESGGNLLLIAFVSYFGAKLHRPRIIALGCTVLSFGCLLISLPHFLFGRYHIESSISQRENVSVMPLCLVNHNLSSLPTEEPSTECEQEPGSLLWIFVMVGNIVRGMGETPIMPLGISYLEDFAKTENSPFYLACLHTATVIGPFLGLLLASFCAELFVDIGSVGADEITIAATDARWVGAWWLGILICALLNLLVAIPFWFLPKSLVKEGETNEPEETSEKTATPLQENDKNETKQTMYEIAKDFIPFLKALFHNPVYMLFICITVLQFSAFDGMISFMPKYLEQQFGKSASDAIFLIGVYNLPVLCVGYFSGGLFMKKFKINIYQAASIAFWVSLLEYLLYFAAYWTVCDTSPVAGLTVSYQGIEQVSYAENTLLAGCNMDCDCPLKIWDPVCGSNGITYVSPCLAGCKSSRGTGRSLVFENCTCVAASGFSSQNISATLGHCDGHESCDKMLHYFLILTLVCSFIFSLAAMPGYMVLIRSLKPEEKSFGVGIHGLASRVFAGIPSPIYFGALIDTTCLKWGSMTCGGEGACRMYDVVTYRWLYLGLPAVLRGVSYIPSTLVLLILKKKLKSEKPVLLNEPIEMQDKGQEAVK; this is encoded by the exons ATGAAGCTTGATTCTTTTCTTAGTTGCATAGCAATAAATGGAGAAAATCAACTGCTTCTGAGTGAAAGTGGAG GTAACTTGCTGCTGATAGCATTTGTGAGTTACTTTGGAGCAAAGCTTCACAGACCCAGAATAATTGCTTTGGGCTGCACAGTTCTGTCCTTTGGATGTCTTTTGATATCACTTCCTCATTTTCTGTTTGGGAG GTATCACATTGAAAGCAGCATTTCACAAAGGGAAAATGTTTCAGTGATGCCTCTGTGCCTTGTTAATCACAACTTGTCCTCTTTGCCTACAGAGGAACCATCAACAG AATGTGAACAGGAGCCTGGGTCCCTGCTGTGGATTTTTGTGATGGTTGGAAACATTGTGAGAGGAATGGGTGAAACTCCCATCATGCCTCTGGGAATTTCCTATTTGGAGGATTTTGCCAAAACAGAGAATTCACCTTTCTACCTGG CATGTCTACATACAGCGACTGTAATTGGCCCCTTCCTTGGTTTGCTGTTGGCTTCattctgtgctgagctgtttGTTGACATTGGATCAGTAGGTGCAG ATGAGATAACTATAGCAGCCACTGATGCCCGCTGGGTTGGAGCCTGGTGGCTGGGCATTTTGATCTGTGCACTGCTCAATCTCCTGGTGGCAATTCCATTCTGGTTCTTGCCCAAGTCCCTTGTGAAGGAAGGTGAAACCAATGAACCTGAGGAGACAAGTGAAAAAACTGCAACACCATTGCAAGAAAATGATAAGAATGAAACCAAACAGACCATGTATGAAATTGCTAAAG ATTTCATCCCATTCCTCAAGGCTCTGTTCCACAACCCTGTGTATATGTTATTTATATGCATAACTGTGCTACAGTTCAGTGCCTTTGATGGCATGATATCCTTCATGCCCAAGTATCTGGAACAGCAGTTTGGGAAATCTGCATCAGATGCCATCTTTTTGATTG GTGTTTACAACTTGCCAGTTCTATGCGTTGGGTATTTTTCTGGAGGCTTGTTCATGAAGAAATTCAAGATAAATATCTATCAGGCTGCGAGCATAGCATTTTGGGTATCTTTACTGGAATACCTTCTCTACTTTGCTGCCTATTGGACTGTCTGTGATACCTCACCAGTTGCTGGTCTAACAGTTTCCTATCAAGG AATAGAGCAAGTCTCATATGCAGAAAATACTCTCCTGGCTGGCTGCAACATGGATTGTGATTGCCCACTTAAAATCTGGGACCCAGTTTGTGGGAGCAATGGAATCACTTATGTGTCACCTTGTCTTGCTGGGTGTAAATCCTCGAGAGGAACTGGAAGGAGTTTG GTATTTGAAAACTGCACCTGTGTTGCAGCCTCAGGGTTTTCATCTCAAAACATCTCTGCAACTCTGGGCCACTGTGATGGACATGAAAGCTGTGACAAGATGCTCCATTATTTTTTAATCCTGACATTAGTCTGCAGCTTCATTTTTTCCTTAGCAGCCATGCCTGGATACATGGTCTTAATAAG GTCTCTAAAGCCTGAAGAGAAGTCATTTGGAGTGGGTATCCATGGGCTGGCTTCAAGAGTATTTG CTGGAATTCCATCTCCCATTTATTTTGGAGCTTTGATAGACACCACTTGCTTGAAGTGGGGTAGCATGACTTGTGGTGGAGAAGGAGCATGTAGGATGTATGATGTTGTCACATACAG GTGGCTCTATCTCGGCCTGCCAGCAGTGTTACGTGGAGTGTCCTACATCCCAAGCACACTTGTTCTCCTCATTTTAAAGAAGAAACTGAAATCTGAAAAGCCAGTCTTATTAAATGAACCAATAGAAATGCAGGATAAAGGACAAGAAGCAGTGAAATAG